The nucleotide sequence TAGTATGAATATTGTACACCACATAATATTTATCATTTTCGCCTTGATAAGTAAACGACAGTTGGTTTTCATTTTCCCAATGATAATCAAAAGGAATGGTTCGCAAACTCACTTTTTCGTTAATTGCTCGGCCCACTGCCGTTTCTAAATCGGACGTTGTAATAAAATTTTCAACCACTTTATCATTCGTAGATTTTGCAGTCAAAGCTTTAAAAGAAGCATCGATAAAGGTTATTTCATTATTTGTTCGCCATTGAGCACCGTAGATCGATTGGGTTGCTAAACCTCTTTGAAACGGCATTGTAGCGTCTTCTATCGTTAAATTATTTTGTGCTTGGGCAAAAAAACCTGCAAGCATAAAAGCAAAAAGGGAAATTTTCTTCATAAAAAAAGTATTTGTGCTAATGTAGTATTTCTATTAAAATTGGGCAAAAAAATGTTTTATTAAAGTAATTTTTGCAATTGGCGTTCTAAGTCGGCTAAGTTTTTAAAATATTCAAAATCTAATTCCATCTTTTGCTTTTTCAGCAATTGTATGATATTCGATATGATATCCAACGGATCGGCTTCTACACCTTCCATTTGGTCATTAAAATTAATCCCAACAATAAAACTTTCATTATAAATATTTACTAAATAATCTTCAATAAAAGTGGTAAGACATATTTCTTGGAGCGTA is from Paenimyroides aestuarii and encodes:
- a CDS encoding DUF2750 domain-containing protein, with amino-acid sequence MEAKMIEDFLNQIVQNNKVFIIEHKNEIAISQSLLFKNNANEPVNVVCFWDNEDLAKACCVDIWRDYTLQEICLTTFIEDYLVNIYNESFIVGINFNDQMEGVEADPLDIISNIIQLLKKQKMELDFEYFKNLADLERQLQKLL